The nucleotide window AAGCTGTGCCGGGACTTGATGGGTCATATGAGCGGCACTCCCCTCCGTCTGGCTCCTCTTCGCTCTTCCCAAAAATTGCTGTGCATGCGTTCGCCGCTGCAAGATCGGGCGGCGTATCAGACGAGACTGCCTCGTTGGCCGGCCCCGGGTCTAGCGTGCGCCGACCAGACCCGGGACCGTTCTCTCCGGTCGTTCACCGCTCCCAGTAGGGTGTGTAGCCGTAGTGGCTGTACACGCCGGTGAGCCACTCGCGGTCGGCGGTCGTCGGCCAGTTATCTTTGTCAAACCCGGGTGCGTTCTCCAGTCTCTCCTTTGAGATGTCTAAAACGAACGACTCATCTGCGGCGTTGTATCTAAGGGCCTCCCAGGGGATGGCAAAGAGC belongs to Methanoculleus thermophilus and includes:
- a CDS encoding PRC-barrel domain-containing protein, giving the protein MERRNIIRASDIEDARVRNPQGEDLGSIKDIMIDTSAGCIAYAALSFGGFMGLGDKLFAIPWEALRYNAADESFVLDISKERLENAPGFDKDNWPTTADREWLTGVYSHYGYTPYWER